Proteins co-encoded in one Deltaproteobacteria bacterium genomic window:
- a CDS encoding class I SAM-dependent methyltransferase has translation MADYYARKLSARRLQLVYDIAPARVKRYLQAEIDFVLARIAAWHVVLELGCGYGRVLQPLAQKAKSVCGIDTSRESLQLARKFLHGSRCWSLAQMDAANLGFRDHCFHVVVCIQNGISAFQVDQKTLVREAVRVSRKGGRVLFSSYSERFWEPRLQWFRMQAAHGLLGEIDEQATGNGVIVCKDGFTATTVGPNEFLELAAGLEVSASVTEVDESSIFLEMTVE, from the coding sequence ATGGCCGATTATTACGCTCGAAAGCTTTCGGCCCGCAGACTGCAGCTGGTATATGATATTGCCCCAGCAAGAGTGAAGCGCTATCTGCAGGCTGAGATTGATTTTGTGCTGGCCAGGATCGCAGCCTGGCATGTTGTCCTGGAGTTGGGCTGCGGCTACGGGCGGGTGCTGCAGCCCCTGGCTCAAAAGGCAAAGAGTGTTTGCGGCATTGACACTTCACGAGAGTCGTTGCAGCTGGCCAGAAAATTCCTCCATGGTTCGCGATGCTGGTCACTGGCCCAGATGGACGCCGCCAATCTAGGCTTTCGGGACCACTGTTTTCATGTGGTAGTTTGCATCCAGAATGGCATCTCGGCATTTCAGGTTGATCAGAAGACTCTGGTGCGCGAGGCCGTGCGTGTGAGCCGCAAAGGAGGCAGGGTGTTGTTTTCCAGCTACTCAGAGCGCTTCTGGGAGCCGCGCTTGCAATGGTTTCGCATGCAGGCGGCCCACGGCTTGCTGGGCGAAATCGATGAGCAGGCTACAGGAAACGGGGTCATAGTCTGCAAGGATGGTTTCACGGCTACTACAGTGGGGCCCAACGAGTTTCTGGAGCTCGCTGCAGGCCTGGAGGTCAGTGCCAGTGTTACAGAGGTAGATGAATCCAGCATATTCCTGGAGATGACCGTGGAGTAA